The genomic segment GACAGGAAGCaggcgaggccgatggtGAAGATGCGGAGGGGCCCGTTCACTGCCTGCCAGTTTTCGGGgtccaagaccaaggcccagacgacgaggccaaggatgaaggcgatggccGGGAGGCTCGTCTCCAAGGTTGCGAGGTCGGGGAGCGTGGGGCTGGTTGAGAATGGGGTGAGGCCGGTGTAGAGGAGGAGGTAGAAGTGGAAGGCCATCAAAAAGATCATTTCggccaggaagaagaggatcATGGTGGGTTGTGTTAGGGTGTGTGTTAGGGTGTGTGTGGTCGGCCTGAAGAAGAATCCTGGTTTCTAGTCCAAGAACCTACTATCAGTTGAGGTCGACTTCTCACTTTTTAAATAAGCAAAAGCTAGATGCCTTAGAGGACCATGGTAAATACCATCTTTAGACTTTTAAACACATtgttttccctctctctttccaaCAAAGAAACTGTCCCGGCACAGCATCGAGACTCAAGGCCCACCACTGTGTTGAACTCGGGTTTGTCAAAGATCAAAGAGACTGTTGCAACCCGGCTTTAacctttttcttcttctagtttccctctgtctctctcggTATACGCCAGGTATCCGCTGGGTTTCAGAGCGGATTTTGGATTTCCTTGTGACGGCattagagagagagagaggcatgCAGACGGATAGAATGTTGCAAGTTGGTAAGAATTAGGCGGCTGTGAACAACTTACTGGGAGACGGGGGAAAACGTTCCGCAATGAAACCATCTGGATTTATCGCTCGCGGTAACAAAACTAGATCACAATCTCACCGAGTCGTACGAGCACCTTCTCGATGAAGCGCACCCCGACCAAGATGCCATCCTCATCCTGCATATCCTCGCCCCTAAACTCCTCGGTATCCTCATCAAGGCACGTGAGGCACGTAaccaccacggccgcgtACCGACTGCCCATGCAGAGCGGTAAGCGAGACCTTGCGAGACTGACCAGCTCATCCTTGACCTTCATCTTCCCGGCGATGTCTCCGTCTTCACTAAGAACACTTTCAAGCCCGTCACTCAGCCTCCTCCCCGGGACTGGAACCTTTTCTCCCTTCGTTTCGTCGTCCAGGGGAGAGCCGTACTGGACAAAGCTATCCCAAAGCCCAATCTCGAGAAGGCACACTCCAAGACTGTACACGTCGTGCTGCATAATGTAGGCTTCCTGGGCCTGGAGCCCCTGGCGGCTCGGGTGCCGGTACAGATTCCGCTCCCACGCCTCGTCGCCCATCTTTAACGTGTGGAAGTTGATGTTGCGGAACGAGTCGAATCCCAGGAGGAAGGCCGAGCCCAGCTCCGAGGGCGACCCAGAGTCGTGGTCCGGGAAGACGAGGATCGTCTCGGGGCGTATGTTCTTGTGCACGAAGTCGACCGTGTGGACGAAACTgaccgccctcgccagctGCTTCGCAACGTCCAGCACGCGGCTCACGCTGAACGACCGCTCCCGCAGGAGATGGGTCCGCAGACTGACCGGCGTCGCGGCTGTGTTGTGAAAGGTGGAGGGAAGCTGGAAGACAAGGCTCAGCGAGGCCAGCCGCCGGGTGTCGGCGTCTTTCCGCTTCACGACGCCCTTACAGGAGAGGAGCCCGAAGATGCCGATGTCATCCCGcttcagcttcttggccagccCTTCGGCGTCCGTCCTGACGCGGAGTATGTCGTATTCGGCACGGCAGGATATCGTGTCGACCGCGAACACCTTGTCGGAGCCCTGCCGCTTGACCAGAACGGTGGTCGAGTACTCGACC from the Colletotrichum destructivum chromosome 10, complete sequence genome contains:
- a CDS encoding Putative protein kinase — encoded protein: MPAELVLAVVAAADLCLKYGKALTIVYRDIKGAEEGVRSKLLLVEAIWSKTATQVNFLKRVASVLEEEHCRIHLEILQVLQGKLNISISKIESVVKGGSSGSEVKRWKYARLREAIDDSISELQQWQSIFDPTWYLILRMGNRFIDDELSKQSDELAVETFSLQTSSTSSSGNSALASAQDLRHTLKGDGGSAMHISLPENGLEWETAREVEYSTTVLVKRQGSDKVFAVDTISCRAEYDILRVRTDAEGLAKKLKRDDIGIFGLLSCKGVVKRKDADTRRLASLSLVFQLPSTFHNTAATPVSLRTHLLRERSFSVSRVLDVAKQLARAVSFVHTVDFVHKNIRPETILVFPDHDSGSPSELGSAFLLGFDSFRNINFHTLKMGDEAWERNLYRHPSRQGLQAQEAYIMQHDVYSLGVCLLEIGLWDSFVQYGSPLDDETKGEKVPVPGRRLSDGLESVLSEDGDIAGKMKVKDELVSLARSRLPLCMGSRYAAVVVTCLTCLDEDTEEFRGEDMQDEDGILVGVRFIEKVLVRLGEIVI